One region of Haladaptatus cibarius D43 genomic DNA includes:
- a CDS encoding NAD-binding protein, with protein sequence MALRERTEHLPIRFAVLLTVLAGGLSIGTGAVTITSGGGGFFAGFVPVELQQLAAFSGSITGFLLLVGAVGLRRGLRVAWYATMILLPVAALHGILQSSPYSIPLVVVSLVTILLLYSRRNRFTQPISLTAAQLAAITAIFGILLYGTVGAYTLRDGFEGVSTPFDAFYYTIVTASTVGYGDVQPVTQDARWFGMSVIVLGGASFAGAIGVLVAPLLEARFASALGRMTESQLEFLDEHLLVLGYGQLFTEAIFDELGDGTEYVIVVSDPDLGDELRDRDRNVRDEHRNVVVGDPSDEELLQRVGIERAKSVLVATDDDADDALCVLTARQLNPDVRIVAGASDRENVEKFRRAGADVVVSPAFIGHLLVKAAVGDNHAEELADQLAGNPRNRTLDDF encoded by the coding sequence ATGGCGTTGCGGGAACGAACGGAACACCTTCCGATTCGGTTCGCGGTGTTGTTGACGGTGCTGGCAGGCGGACTTTCAATTGGGACCGGTGCCGTCACCATCACGAGCGGCGGCGGCGGTTTTTTCGCTGGATTCGTCCCCGTCGAACTCCAGCAGTTGGCGGCGTTCTCCGGTTCTATCACGGGATTTTTACTGCTGGTGGGGGCGGTCGGCCTCCGGCGTGGATTGCGTGTCGCGTGGTACGCGACGATGATACTGCTCCCGGTTGCGGCGCTTCACGGCATCCTACAATCGAGTCCGTACTCGATACCGTTGGTCGTCGTTTCGCTCGTCACCATCCTACTCCTGTACAGTCGGCGCAACCGGTTTACGCAGCCAATCTCACTGACTGCCGCACAACTCGCCGCCATCACGGCGATTTTTGGAATCCTGTTGTACGGGACGGTCGGCGCATACACATTACGGGATGGGTTCGAGGGAGTCAGCACCCCCTTCGACGCGTTCTACTACACGATAGTCACCGCGAGTACGGTCGGTTACGGCGACGTGCAACCAGTGACACAGGACGCCCGCTGGTTCGGAATGTCCGTTATCGTCCTCGGTGGCGCGAGTTTCGCCGGAGCAATCGGCGTCCTCGTCGCGCCGCTCCTCGAGGCCCGCTTCGCCAGCGCCTTAGGACGCATGACAGAATCACAACTCGAATTTCTGGACGAACATCTGCTCGTCCTCGGATACGGGCAGTTGTTCACGGAAGCGATATTCGACGAACTCGGCGATGGAACCGAATACGTCATCGTCGTCAGCGACCCAGACCTCGGAGACGAACTTCGTGACCGCGACCGAAACGTCCGGGACGAACACCGGAACGTCGTCGTCGGCGACCCAAGCGACGAGGAACTACTCCAGCGAGTCGGCATCGAGCGGGCGAAATCGGTTCTCGTGGCGACGGACGACGACGCAGACGACGCTCTCTGCGTGCTAACCGCCCGGCAGTTGAACCCCGACGTTCGAATCGTGGCTGGCGCGAGCGACCGCGAGAACGTCGAAAAGTTCCGACGGGCGGGTGCGGACGTGGTGGTCAGTCCAGCCTTCATCGGCCACCTGCTGGTCAAGGCCGCCGTCGGTGACAATCACGCCGAAGAACTGGCCGACCAGTTGGCCGGTAACCCGAGGAACCGAACGCTGGACGATTTCTGA
- a CDS encoding ubiquitin-like small modifier protein 1, with amino-acid sequence MQWKLFADLAELAGDKEISVDAESGDTVEDALSDLLEPRPELENRVLDDDGHLRDHINVLRNGTNVFSEEGLETELESGDELALFPPVSGG; translated from the coding sequence ATGCAGTGGAAACTCTTCGCGGATCTCGCGGAACTCGCGGGGGACAAGGAGATATCCGTAGACGCAGAGTCGGGAGACACCGTCGAGGACGCGCTTTCCGACCTTCTGGAACCGCGCCCGGAACTCGAAAATCGCGTACTGGACGACGATGGCCACCTCCGCGACCACATCAACGTGCTTCGAAACGGGACGAACGTGTTCTCCGAGGAGGGACTGGAAACGGAACTCGAATCGGGCGACGAGTTGGCGCTCTTTCCCCCCGTAAGCGGAGGATAG
- the surE gene encoding 5'/3'-nucleotidase SurE translates to MDILLTNDDGVDAGGIDALYDELSEIVEVTVVAPVDNQSGAGRTNSHKVAVDDHERGLVVHGTPCDCVAVGLQALDPTPELVVSGCNAGPNFGAHKLDRSGTVGAAKEAVYLGVPGIAISAYDPVAGGLREFEREDFVPPARVARYLVENADSIGSGTYLNVNAPTVRDDARIQITRPTRDFGVRIERNRDEDGFAVVDQFYDPLRGDRPEELDDPKGTDRRALADGEISVSPLGVGHELKRSDGLEGVAAEFEQ, encoded by the coding sequence GTGGATATCCTCCTGACAAACGATGACGGCGTCGATGCCGGGGGCATCGACGCGCTCTACGACGAGCTTTCAGAAATCGTCGAGGTGACCGTCGTCGCACCTGTGGACAACCAGAGCGGTGCCGGTCGAACCAACTCGCATAAGGTTGCGGTTGACGACCACGAGCGCGGACTCGTCGTCCACGGGACGCCCTGTGACTGTGTTGCAGTCGGACTCCAAGCACTCGACCCGACGCCGGAACTCGTGGTTTCCGGATGCAATGCGGGGCCGAACTTCGGCGCGCACAAACTCGACCGCTCCGGAACCGTCGGGGCCGCGAAAGAAGCCGTCTATCTCGGCGTTCCCGGAATCGCCATCTCCGCATACGACCCTGTGGCTGGTGGCCTGCGCGAGTTCGAACGCGAGGATTTCGTCCCTCCCGCGCGGGTTGCACGCTATCTCGTAGAGAATGCGGATTCCATCGGTTCAGGGACGTATCTGAACGTCAACGCGCCGACGGTGAGAGACGATGCTCGGATTCAAATCACCCGCCCTACGCGGGATTTCGGCGTTCGAATCGAGCGAAATAGGGACGAAGACGGGTTCGCGGTCGTTGACCAGTTTTACGACCCGCTTCGCGGTGACCGCCCCGAGGAATTGGACGACCCGAAAGGAACCGACCGCCGGGCGCTGGCGGATGGAGAAATCAGCGTCTCGCCACTCGGTGTTGGTCACGAACTGAAACGAAGCGACGGGCTAGAAGGTGTTGCGGCTGAGTTCGAGCAGTAA
- a CDS encoding GNAT family N-acetyltransferase, translating into MTEIELREATHDDYENVVAFTEDTWADRGRGDYIPRIYHDWIDGENQYTLVADAGDEIAGIVQCVMLSDWEAWGQGMRVNPNFREQGVASVMTYDLFDWAREQGATVLRNMVFSWNVAGLGSSRAAGYDPVTEFRWAHPEPDATAESAMTLTEDVNAAWKFWTGSDARTHLEGLVLDYEESWALSELTRDDLQNRAENNELLVVQENGVRGFATVCRKSEWENEDGDPETWVEYSIGAWDDADSARSLFAEIARDAAERGAERTRVLIPETAQFVSDTAYARVKISDDPDFVMGMDLTKSYR; encoded by the coding sequence GTGACCGAGATAGAACTCAGGGAGGCCACTCACGACGATTACGAGAACGTCGTCGCGTTCACCGAAGATACGTGGGCAGACCGCGGCCGAGGGGACTACATCCCGCGCATCTATCACGACTGGATAGACGGCGAGAATCAGTACACCCTCGTTGCGGATGCTGGCGACGAAATCGCCGGAATCGTGCAGTGCGTCATGCTTTCTGACTGGGAAGCGTGGGGGCAGGGAATGCGCGTCAACCCGAACTTCCGCGAACAGGGTGTCGCAAGCGTCATGACGTACGACCTGTTCGACTGGGCGCGCGAACAGGGTGCGACCGTTCTGCGAAACATGGTCTTTTCGTGGAACGTCGCCGGTCTCGGTTCCTCGCGTGCCGCGGGCTACGACCCCGTTACCGAGTTTAGGTGGGCGCACCCCGAACCGGACGCAACCGCAGAATCGGCAATGACGCTCACGGAGGACGTGAACGCGGCGTGGAAGTTCTGGACGGGAAGCGACGCCCGCACTCATCTCGAAGGCCTCGTCCTCGATTACGAGGAGTCGTGGGCGCTGTCGGAGCTCACGCGCGACGACCTCCAGAACAGAGCGGAAAACAACGAACTTCTCGTCGTACAGGAAAACGGCGTGCGAGGATTTGCGACCGTCTGTCGTAAATCCGAGTGGGAAAACGAAGACGGCGACCCCGAAACGTGGGTCGAATATTCCATCGGCGCGTGGGACGACGCGGATTCGGCACGGTCGCTGTTCGCGGAAATCGCCCGCGATGCCGCGGAGCGCGGTGCGGAACGGACGCGAGTGTTGATACCCGAAACGGCACAGTTCGTCAGCGACACGGCCTACGCCCGAGTGAAAATCTCCGACGACCCGGACTTCGTGATGGGGATGGATTTGACCAAATCCTATCGCTGA
- the gatD gene encoding Glu-tRNA(Gln) amidotransferase subunit GatD, producing MNPGDRVRVERAEQTFEGVLLPSSTVSNLVVKLDGGYNVGVDRDDADVAVLESDVYDIEEGETSDSSVVEFDPELPMISLISTGGTIASTVDYRTGAVTARFDAKDVLRAVPDLAGRANYRGRVVANILSENMTTDVWQDLARAVYDEIENGADGVVVMHGTDTMQFTASALSFMLDTPVPIVFTGSQRSADRPSSDNVMNAVCAVEAAKSDCAEVLVCMHENESDDNCALHRGTRVRKNHTSRRDAFQTIGSKPLGRVDYDTEEVTFRRKYNERGAQELALSADLESEVELLKFTPGMGVEALDLADGKAGLVLEGTGLGHVHSDWADRISELVDGGTTVVMTSQCIEGRVCDRVYDTGRDLLDAGIVEGEDMLPGTAKVKLMWSLANSDDPATTMQESVAGEISKRSVPWE from the coding sequence ATGAATCCAGGGGACCGCGTCCGCGTCGAACGGGCCGAACAGACGTTCGAGGGGGTACTGCTACCCTCCTCGACGGTGAGCAATCTCGTCGTCAAACTCGACGGCGGTTACAACGTCGGCGTAGACCGCGACGACGCCGACGTTGCCGTGCTCGAATCCGACGTGTACGACATCGAAGAGGGAGAGACGAGTGACTCGTCGGTCGTGGAGTTCGACCCCGAACTGCCGATGATTTCGCTCATCAGCACGGGTGGAACCATCGCGTCCACTGTGGACTACCGAACCGGTGCCGTGACCGCGCGATTCGACGCGAAGGACGTGCTTCGTGCAGTGCCCGACCTCGCAGGGCGAGCGAACTACCGCGGACGAGTCGTCGCTAACATCCTGTCCGAAAACATGACGACCGACGTGTGGCAGGATTTGGCCCGGGCAGTGTACGACGAAATCGAGAACGGTGCCGACGGCGTCGTCGTCATGCACGGCACCGACACGATGCAGTTTACAGCATCGGCGCTTTCCTTTATGCTCGACACGCCGGTTCCCATCGTCTTCACGGGAAGCCAACGCTCCGCCGACCGCCCATCCTCGGACAACGTGATGAACGCGGTCTGTGCCGTCGAAGCCGCGAAATCCGACTGCGCCGAGGTGCTGGTCTGTATGCACGAAAACGAGAGCGACGACAACTGCGCGCTCCACCGCGGAACCCGAGTTCGGAAGAACCACACCTCGCGCCGTGATGCGTTTCAGACGATTGGCTCGAAACCCCTCGGGCGAGTCGATTACGACACCGAGGAAGTCACCTTCCGGCGAAAGTACAACGAGCGCGGGGCACAAGAACTCGCTCTCTCTGCTGACCTCGAAAGTGAGGTCGAACTCCTCAAATTCACGCCCGGGATGGGCGTCGAGGCCCTCGACCTCGCGGACGGAAAGGCGGGCCTCGTCCTCGAAGGAACCGGTTTGGGCCACGTCCACTCCGACTGGGCGGACAGGATTTCCGAACTGGTGGACGGCGGAACGACCGTCGTCATGACCAGTCAGTGCATCGAGGGGCGAGTCTGTGACCGCGTCTACGATACGGGCCGCGACCTGCTCGACGCGGGCATCGTAGAGGGCGAAGATATGCTTCCCGGCACCGCCAAGGTGAAACTGATGTGGTCGCTTGCGAACAGCGACGACCCGGCGACGACGATGCAAGAATCCGTCGCGGGTGAGATTTCGAAACGGTCGGTGCCATGGGAGTGA